Proteins encoded within one genomic window of Plasmodium cynomolgi strain B DNA, chromosome 11, whole genome shotgun sequence:
- a CDS encoding T-complex protein 1 zeta subunit (putative), producing MSIHLLNKKADSLRSTNVLLTNINASKGMYEIIKSNLGPKGSYKMLVSSSGAIKITKDGNVLLNEMMIQHPTASMLSRICSSIDETLGDGSSSNLIVATSLIYLSEKYILYESIHPRIITQGFDQAKATLLNVLDSMKIPINIKEHFDKELLYNVAKTCVRTKLPVALADKLADDLVESIRIIYNPEKQIDLHMIEIVDVKKNMSINTKLVRGMVLDHGCRHPNMPNKLTKCFTLVLNVSLEYEKSEVFSSFVYSNAEDRDKLVESERKFTDDKVKKIIELKKSIIEKKFKETNEVYNFAVFNQKGIDPISLDLLAKENIMALRRIKRRNLERIVLCCGGNACNNVYDLTEEDVGFAGLVYEICINDEKYTFIEDVVNPKSCTLYIQAPNDYTIKQIKDAIRDGLRSIKNSIEDECVISGAGSFEIMAYCKLKEEEKKMRGKQKFSFDVYANSLLNIPKILLENSGLDIHETLFNVIDKYMADQSEPLGLDLDTGEPIIAHLKGGA from the coding sequence ATGTCCATCCACCTGCTGAACAAGAAGGCGGACAGCCTCCGCTCCACGAACGTGCTGCTGACAAACATCAACGCGAGCAAAGGGATGTACGAAATAATCAAGAGTAACCTAGGTCCCAAGGGGAGTTACAAAATGCTGGTAAGTAGCTCGGGGGCGATTAAAATTACGAAGGATGGTAATGTGCTGCTTAACGAAATGATGATTCAGCACCCAACTGCTAGCATGCTCAGTCGAATATGTTCGTCCATCGATGAGACCTTAGGAGACGGATCCAGCAGCAACCTCATCGTAGCGACATCGTTAATATACCTATCGGAGAAGTACATTCTGTACGAGAGTATCCATCCACGTATCATCACACAGGGATTCGACCAAGCTAAAGCAACTCTTCTGAATGTATTGGACTCGATGAAAATACCGATAAACATAAAGGAGCACTTCGACAAAGAGCTACTATACAACGTCGCGAAGACGTGCGTTCGAACCAAGTTACCAGTCGCACTAGCTGATAAATTAGCAGATGATTTAGTGGAGAGTATcagaattatttataatcCTGAGAAGCAAATAGATCTACATATGATCGAAATAGtggacgtgaaaaaaaatatgagcatAAATACCAAGTTGGTTAGAGGTATGGTCCTGGACCATGGATGTAGGCACCCTAATATGCCGAACAAACTAACCAAATGCTTCACCCTAGTGTTGAATGTCAGCTTGGAGTATGAAAAAAGTGAGGTGTTCTCATCCTTTGTTTATTCCAATGCAGAAGATAGAGACAAGCTAGTAGAATCGGAGAGGAAATTCACAGATgataaggtgaaaaaaattatcgagttgaaaaaaagcattatagaaaaaaaatttaaagaaacgAACGAAGTGTATAATTTTGCTGTATTTAATCAGAAAGGAATCGATCCTATTAGCCTGGACCTATTGGCTAAGGAAAATATCATGGCTTTGAGACGAATTAAAAGAAGGAACCTAGAACGCATAGTCCTATGTTGTGGTGGAAATGCATGCAACAATGTATACGATTTGACGGAGGAAGATGTAGGATTTGCAGGACTGGTATACGAGATTTGCATTAACGATGAGAAATACACCTTTATTGAAGACGTCGTTAACCCTAAGAGCTGTACTCTGTATATTCAAGCCCCAAACGATTACACCATTAAGCAAATAAAGGATGCTATTCGAGATGGACTTCGAAGCATAAAGAACTCTATCGAAGATGAGTGTGTCATTTCTGGGGCGGGGTCTTTTGAAATTATGGCGTATTGTAAATtaaaagaggaggagaaaaagatgagagggaaacaaaaattctCATTTGATGTTTATGCCAATAGTTTGCTCAATATTCCAAAAATTCTGCTGGAGAATAGCGGTCTCGATATTCACGAGACGTTGTTCAATGTGATCGACAAATACATGGCTGACCAGTCCGAACCCCTGGGCCTCGACTTGGATACTGGCGAGCCGATCATCGCCCATTTGAAAGGTGGGGCTTGA
- a CDS encoding hypothetical protein (putative), translating to MSDVEREEIGDVEREEIGDMEREEIGDMEREEVGDMEREEIGDVEKEAMSDVEKVAMSDVEKEAMSDVEEEIGDVEEEIGDVEEEIGDVEEAISDVEEETMSDVEDGLTDAQKEAASDAERELLHHVEEEDLHDAEEEELQAVEEGVLQKDEEDVLENAEEGSLLDAEEGALGNLQGDDLDDVKSTSEGGVEQVAANGGVMNDPVVSGGVFQSGGVFQSGGVFQSGDHEHGDYEGEGYPHDDEQPGEGPDGASHLFQEPQESGPSEDTQKKEGNYSHTPNEPPSNKEQLSASINETNNPPSNGEGKNNHIDNDSLDSMDPIELDKKKYEHFLIHPSNQKNMNLFEGINKQITFPSLSPTDFPIPGKEEESSTMYHFNPEKFGYKYNNGLNPSEGYLLIYPHVSHNSVPPKIRKKKLRCC from the coding sequence ATGAGTGACGTGGAGAGGGAGGAGATAGGTGACGTGGAGAGGGAGGAGATAGGTGACATGGAGAGGGAGGAGATAGGTGACATGGAGAGGGAGGAGGTAGGTGACATGGAGAGGGAGGAGATAGGTGACGTGGAGAAGGAGGCGATGAGTGACGTGGAGAAGGTGGCGATGAGTGACGTGGAGAAGGAGGCGATGAGTGACGTGGAGGAGGAGATAGGTGACGTGGAGGAGGAGATAGGTGACGTGGAGGAGGAGATAGGTGACGTGGAGGAGGCGATAAGTGACGTGGAGGAGGAGACTATGAGCGACGTGGAGGATGGCTTAACGGACGCGCAGAAGGAAGCCGCAAGTGACGCAGAAAGGGAATTGCTGCACCAcgtcgaagaagaagactTACATGAcgcagaggaggaagagtTACAGGCCGTTGAAGAGGGCGTTTTACAGAAGGATGAAGAGGACGTCTTAGAGAACGCTGAAGAGGGCAGCTTACTCGACGCTGAAGAGGGAGCCTTAGGCAATCTCCAAGGGGACGACTTAGACGACGTCAAAAGCACCAGCGAAGGGGGTGTCGAGCAGGTTGCGGCAAACGGGGGGGTGATGAACGACCCTGTCGTAAGCGGTGGGGTCTTCCAAAGCGGCGGTGTCTTTCAAAGCGGTGGTGTCTTTCAAAGCGGCGATCACGAACATGGTGACTATGAGGGAGAGGGCTACCCGCATGACGATGAGCAACCCGGGGAGGGCCCGGATGGAGCGAGCCACCTCTTTCAAGAACCACAAGAAAGCGGTCCCAGCGAAGACAcacagaagaaggagggTAACTACTCTCACACTCCGAATGAACCTCCCAGCAACAAAGAACAGCTCAGTGCAAGCATTAACGAAACAAATAACCCCCCCAGTAATGGTGAGGgcaaaaataatcacatCGATAATGACTCCCTTGACTCTATGGATCCCATCGAacttgacaaaaaaaaatatgaacactTTTTAATACACCCATCGAATCAGAAAAACATGAACTTATTTGAAGGCATTAATAAACAGATTACCTTCCCTTCTTTGTCTCCCACAGATTTTCCTATTCctggaaaggaagaagaaagcagCACTATGTATCATTTCAACCCTGAAAAGTTTGGGTACAAATACAATAATGGCTTGAACCCATCTGAGGGCTACTTGCTGATTTATCCCCACGTGTCGCACAACTCGGTGCCCCCCAAaattcggaaaaaaaagctgcgCTGTTGTTAG
- a CDS encoding ornithine aminotransferase (putative) has protein sequence MDFVKELKSSQDYMNNELTYGAHNYDPIPVVLNRGSGVFVYDIENRRYYDFLSAYSSVNQGHCHPNILNAMINQAKKLTICSRAFFSDSLGVCERYLTTLFGYDKVLMMNTGAEANETAYKMCRKWGYEVKKIPENEAKIIVCNNNFSGRTLGCVSASTDRKCKNNFGPFVPNFLKVPYDDLEALEVELQDPNVCAFVVEPIQGEAGVILPSDGYFKGVERLCKKYNVLFVADEVQTGLGRTGKLLCTYHYDVKPDVILLGKALSGGHYPISAILANNDVMLVLKPEALNVLINEKLSENADKLGGPFLEALKKELKDSKIVREVRGRGLLCAIEFRNDIINVWDICLKFKENGLITRSVHDKTVRLTPPLCITKEQLDECLEIISKT, from the exons ATGGACTTCGTAAAAGAACTCAAGAGCAGCCAAGACTACATGAACAACGAGTTGACCTATGGAGCACACAACTACGACCCAATCCCCGTTGTCCTCAACAGGGGAAGTGGCGTTTTTGTGTATGACATCGAAAATAGGAGGTACTACGACTTCTTGTCGGCATACTCGTCGGTAAACCAAGGTCACTGCCACCCCAACATCCTGAATGCAATGATAAATCAagccaaaaaattaacaatatGCAGCAGAGCATTTTTTAGCGATTCCCTCGGTGTGTGCGAAAGGTATTTGACAACCCTATTTGGCTACGACAAAGTGTTAATGATGAATACAGGAGCAGAGGCAAACGAAACAGCATATAAAATGTGCAGAAAATGGGGttatgaagtaaaaaaaataccagaAAATGAAGCCAAAATAATTGTGTGcaacaataatttttctggCAGAACTTTGGGATGTGTATCAGCTTCTACTGATaggaaatgtaaaaataattttggtCCCTTCgttccaaattttttgaaagttCCTTATGACGATTTGGAAGCATTAGAAGTCGAACTACAGGACCcaaatgtgtgtgcatttgttGTTGAGCCAATTCAAGGAGAAGCTGGAGTTATCCTTCCATCCGATGGGTACTTCAAAGGAGTAGAAAGactgtgtaaaaaatataacgtcCTTTTTGTAGCCGATGAGGTACAAACAGGTCTAGGAAGAACAGGGAAATTATTATGTACTTACCATTATGATGTCAAACCTGATGTGATTCTTCTTGGGAAGGCCCTTTCAGGTGGCCATTACCCCATTTCAGCCATTTTGGCTAACAATGATGTTATGCTGGTGTTGAAGCCAG AAGCGCTCAACGTTTTAATTAATGAGAAGCTTAGCGAAAATGCAGATAAGTTAGGTGGACCGTTCTTAGAGGCTTTAAAGAAAGAACTGAAAGACAGCAAAATCGTTCGTGAGGTTAGAGGACGAGGTCTACTCTGTGCTATTGAGTTCAGGAATGACATCATTAACGTGTGGGACATCTGCTTGAAATTTAAGGAAAATGGACTTATCACTAGATCTGTGCATGATAAGACGGTTCGATTGACTCCACCACTTTGCATTACCAAGGAGCAGCTCGACGAATGCTTGGAAATCATTTCCAAGACg
- a CDS encoding hypothetical protein (putative): protein MENPPTEDAVILQSKLQYAMHNSEVKREVKREAERESKSEAKSEAEREAKNEVKNEVKNVVQNDEEDITNFIVSKKMNLTKEKSENVKNMKKLISKHPDIFIKSSILSREFQQSVQDIQIVVDDLRSNCEKIVAFFEAGHHKSSMEGMNLANSVHDSKRSGLPSDMLKIPLIIHRSNEKGDVHDSMKYLPLCGRVKLYLCALFSCESNDRNLGNYLRSYKKKLNKEIKKTRELILQLVMKCEDVATLKVYLQYLGSIRDYFLLPPGGGTTNEKFSSEMKNGENCLNGSGEKRENNLTCSGSFSYCKEGRMTNEEYTRHTFLTLKHFRILQSVREQLEKKISKQRTNNSLSAPEIVQIFFHEIANLKSSYERLFHSVDVNLFRHVVFLYYFALSLVHIKIKQRSSANKLHVEKGEVEKRHVKTHEGSTHLTNTYSHNLLSKLNREYLAGELANCTKEANASSRQTNSEQGGQPPLRLFSNQRYPFVNVNSALFNYMYYCVFFKCEKEVCFLPRGIEHEEEKLPHWGKNKTAVPHRKKKISAKKEKLHEYANTSRKNHYSWVNSLYEEGNTKWKRKKKNEKITKMKHKFFSHYITIQTLVQKGNIKDSVQYLFQCRKSCEGTASAVKENRKAVFIRGLNAPVLFDNILNKIFVLYVYHFLERTNFHFYESVLFFDESDQQEFAQPGKNILWVLREHLRSRKGQQHPEGTDGQIDRHNDQQNDGQIDQQNDRQNDQQNDGPIDRLGDTRETLLHRAQHTLKHAFLNSYFLNLLFILKSIKHYVDKSITYVVILLFEDSFKKVIKNLVMIYLGNQNMYLKYSTFHLIMESLFKTIFPFTFLFLSRVFQVDTSSSTESIFNVLDSYGVGA from the exons ATGGAGAACCCCCCTACGGAAGACGCGGTCATACTGCAGAGCAAATTGCAGTACGCAATGCACAATAGTGAAGTCAAAAGGGAGGTCAAAAGGGAGGCCGAAAGAGAGTCCAAAAGTGAGGCCAAAAGTGAGGCCGAAAGAGAGGCCAAAAACGAGGTCAAAAACGAGGTCAAAAATGTAGTCCAAAATGATGAGGAAGACATAACCAATTTTATagttagcaaaaaaatgaacttgacaaaggaaaaaagcgaaaacgtaaaaaatatgaaaaagctAATTTCAAAACATCCCgatatttttatcaagtcGTCCATCCTATCGAGAGAGTTCCAACAAAGTGTACAGGACATCCAAATCGTTGTCGATGACTTAAGAAGTAATTGCGAAAAAATAGTAGCCTTTTTCGAGGCGGGTCATCATAAGAGCAGCATGGAGGGGATGAACCTTGCCAACAGTGTACATGACAGCAAAAGGAGTGGACTTCCTTCAGACATGCTCAAAATTCCTTTAATAATTCACCGGAGTAACGAGAAGGGAGACGTGCACGACAGCATGAAATATTTGCCCCTGTGTGGAAGGGTGAAATTATATCTGTGTGCATTGTTCAGCTGCGAATCGAATGATCGCAATTTGGGGAACTATCTCCggagttataaaaaaaaactcaacaaagaaataaagaaaacgaGGGAACTTATTCTCCAGTTGGTCATGAAATGTGAAGATGTGGCCACGTTGAAAGTATACCTTCAATACCTGGGCAGCATACgagattattttttgttacctccaggggggggaacaacAAATGAGAAGTTTTCGAGCGAAATGAAGAATGGTGAAAATTgcctgaacgggtcaggtgaaaaaagggaaaataaccTTACCTGTTCAGGCAGTTTTTCTTATTGTAAAGAAGGGAGAATGACGAACGAGGAGTACACGCGGCACACATTCTTAACGCTCAAGCACTTTCGCATACTACAGTCTGTGAGAGAGCaactggagaaaaaaataagcaagcAAAGAACGAACAACTCGTTGAGTGCACCTGAAATTgtccaaatattttttcacgaaATTGCAAACTTGAAGAGCAGCTACGAGAGGCTGTTCCATTCCGTGGACGTGAATCTCTTTAGGCACGTCGTGTTTCTTTACTATTTCGCGCTTTCCCTCGTGCATATAAAGATAAAGCAGCGGAGTAGTGCGAACAAGCTCCATGTAGAGAAGGGCGAAGTAGAGAAGCGCCACGTAAAGACGCATGAGGGGAGCACACACCTCACGAATACATACAGCCATAATTTGCTGAGCAAACTCAACCGAGAATACCTCGCAGGCGAATTGGCAAACTGTACGAAAGAGGCGAACGCGTCGTCCAGACAGACCAACAGCGAACAAGGGGGACAACCTCCCCTGCGCCTTTTTTCCAACCAAAGGTACCCCTTTGTAAATGTAAATAGCGCCCTCTTCAACTACATGTATTACTGcgttttcttcaaatgtGAAAAGGAGGTTTGTTTCCTTCCACGAGGGATCGAacatgaggaggaaaagcTGCCTCactgggggaaaaataaaacggcAGTTCcccacaggaaaaaaaaaatcagtgcaaaaaaagaaaagctaCACGAGTATGCAAATACGTCACGCAAAAATCACTACTCTTGGGTGAATTCCTTATACGAGGAaggaaacacaaaatggaaacgaaaaaaaaaaaatgaaaagataacaaaaatgaagcacaaatttttttcccactacATAACAATACAGACGTTGGttcaaaagggaaatataaaagaCTCGGTTCAGTATTTGTTCCAGTGTCGAAAGAGTTGCGAAGGAACTGCCTCTGCTGTGAAGGAGAACAGGAAAGCAGTTTTCATAAGGGGGTTAAATGCGCCTGTCCTTTTTgataacattttaaataaaatttttgtcctGTAcgtttaccattttttggaGCGAACcaattttcacttttacgagagcgttttattttttgatgaGAGTGATCAGCAGGAGTTTGCTCAACCGGGGAAGAACATCCTATGGGTCCTGCGCGAGCACTTGCGCAGTCGAAAGGGGCAGCAGCACCCGGAGGGGACCGACGGGCAGATCGACCGGCACAACGATCAGCAGAACGACGGGCAGATCGATCAGCAGAACGACCGGCAGAACGATCAGCAGAACGACGGGCCGATCGACCGGCTGGGCGACACCCGGGAAACCCTCCTGCACCGCGCGCAACACACACTGAAGCACGCCTTCCTAAACTCCTACTTCCTCAACCTGCTGTTCATCCTAAAAAGCATAAAGCACTACGTAGATAAATCAATAACCTACGTcgtcattttattattcgaAGACTCATTCAAGaaggtgataaaaaatttggtcaTGATTTATTTGGGGAATCAAAACATGTACCTTAAGTATTCCACGTTTCACCTAATTATGGAGTCACTTTTTAAGaccattttccccttcacctttttgttcctGTCGCGTGTTTTTCAAGTGGATACCTCCAGTTCGACG GAGAGCATTTTTAATGTCCTGGACAGCTACGGAGTTGGCGCGTGA